The nucleotide sequence TTCCTTGGGTAAAAGGTTGGAGTTTTTCCCATCCTTTCTCACCCGTTAGCATCCCAACAACGACGCTACCAATTAATAGAAAAACTGAGCCATTGAGGAAAGCTTCGCGCATGACTTCTTTCCAAGAAAATTCCCCATCTTCCTCTTTTTTAGCCGCAAACACTCTCACCAAAATTAATCCTACAATAATAGCCGGTGATTCCATTAATGCTAAAGCCGCTACCATGTGTCCGCCATAGCTAATATGAAGTTTTTCTAGAAATGAACTTGCGGTAATGAAAGTAACTGCACTAATAGAACCATAAGCAGCCGCTATGGCAGCCGCATTATAATTGTCTAGTCTAACTCTAAGAATAAAAAAAGTATAAACAGGCACAATACAAGCCATGAGAATCGCGGCAATTAAAGTGGTAGCGACTTGAGTATTGAAACCACTTTCTGATAATTCATAGCCTCCTTTAAAGCCAATGGCTAAAAGTAAATAGAGGGAAAATAGTTTAGGTAAGGGTTGGGGAATTTCTAAATCCGATTTTAAAAAAACTGCTAACATCCCCAAGAAAAAGAATAACACCGGCGGGTTGAGTATATTAAAGAGAATTAGGCTTCCATCCATAGATATATTTTTTTTCGTTCCTTCGGTATATTTTTCTATCGTTATTAACGATACTTTACAATACTTAAGAAAGTGATGAGAAAACTCTAAGAAAATTCTTAAATATTAGGTTCCGTAAATTTCTATCTTTAGGGTTTGGTAGCCAATGAAAATACTTAAGTAATATTTGGGTGTTTATGAAAAAAGTTTATATATTAGGAGTTAACTATGCGCTGGCAACTGGGTCGTCGCAGTGAAAATGTTGAGGATAGGCGGGGAATGAGCGCCCCTGTGGTGGGTGGAGGAATTGGGGCTATTGTGTTAGCTTTAGTGGCGATGTTTTTAGGGGTTGACCCGAGTATTATTCTAG is from Gloeothece verrucosa PCC 7822 and encodes:
- a CDS encoding sodium-dependent bicarbonate transport family permease → MDGSLILFNILNPPVLFFFLGMLAVFLKSDLEIPQPLPKLFSLYLLLAIGFKGGYELSESGFNTQVATTLIAAILMACIVPVYTFFILRVRLDNYNAAAIAAAYGSISAVTFITASSFLEKLHISYGGHMVAALALMESPAIIVGLILVRVFAAKKEEDGEFSWKEVMREAFLNGSVFLLIGSVVVGMLTGEKGWEKLQPFTQGIFYGALTFFLLDMGLVAARRIRELSKTGSFLIGFSVIVPVMNAIVGILIAKLLGFGEGNSLLFAVLCASASYIAVPAAMRMTVPEANPSLYVSMALALTFPFNIVVGIPLYLEIIHKLGV